From the Actinopolymorpha singaporensis genome, the window GCCCACACCGCACGCGCAGCGGGCGGCAGCAGATGGCGCGCCGCGCGGGCCAGCACCCGGCCGAGTCCCCGGCCCTGCCGGCCGGGCTCGACCTCGAACGCCAGCTCCCACCGGCCGGCCAGGCCCCGGCCGACCAGGACGAGTCCGCCGTCGGCGGCGTACACGCGTACGTCGTCGCGGTACCGATGCGCCCGGCGTACGCGGGGATGGCCGGAGTCGGTGAGCTCGGTGAGCTCCAGTGGCGGCGGGCCGGGCAGCGGGCCCGCCAGCATCATCTGGTCGAGCGCACCGATCCGGCGGCCGGTGCGCTCGGCCAGGGCGGACAGAAACGCCGGCCTCATCGGCGCGCCCAGGTCGAAGATGTCGTCCCGGTCGAGCACAGCGTGCACCCACTCCTGGGTGACGTCCGCAGCGACGACGGTGTGCGCGGTGAAAGCGACCACGGCGGCGGCGCGTCCCGGGGGCTGCGACAGCACCCGGATCGAGCCGTCGGGCGGCGGCCACTCGGCTCTTTCGGCCCGGGCCAACAGGTCGGCCAGCGGGTCGCCGGCCTCTCCGTCCGCCGGTCCTTCCGGGGACCCTGGTGGAAGCGTGTCCGCAGTCACGGGTCCATCCTGTCCCATGCGCTCCGTCGGCCTTGGTCCCGCGACCCTCGTACTCCTCCCGGTCCTGGCCGGCCTCGCCGCCCTGTTGTCGAGGCTCGGCGGCCTCGGCCACCAGCGCGCCCTCCCGCTCGCCGTCGGCCGCGCGGTCCTCCAGCTCGCCGCGGTCGGGCTCGTGGTCGGCTTCGCGCTCTCGTCGTACGCCGGGACGCTGGCGTTCCTCGTCCTGATGGCCGGGGTAGCGACCTTCACCAGCGGCCGCCGGCTGCGTGGACTGCCGGGCGCCTGGGCACGGGCGGGTGCGGCGATCGTCGTACCCGCGACACCGGTCCTCGTCCTCCTCCTGCTGACCCGTAGCGTCCCGGCGAACCCGGCCACCCTCCTCCCCCTCGGCGGCATCCTGGTCGGCGGGGCGATGTCGGCCACCACCCTCGCCGGCCGGCGGGTGCTGGCCGAGCTCCGCGGGCGCTGGGGTGAGGTCGAGGCGGCGATGGTCGTCGGGCTGACACCGCGGCAGGCGTACCGCGAGATCGCCGGACGGGCCGGAGCGGACGCTCTGCTGCCCGCGCTCGACCAGACTCGTACCGTCGGCCTGGTGACCCTGCCCGGCACGTTCGTGGGGATGGTCCTCGGTGGCGCCCCGCCGCTGCGGGCCGCGGCGTTCCAGCTGGTCGTGCTGGTGTGCCTGCTCGCGGTGGAGGCGGCTGCGATCGTGCTGGTCACCGAACTCGTCGCGGCGGCCGCGCCGTTCCCCCGGCCCTCGCTCTGAGCGGAGCGGGTGCTGCCGCCCGCGAGTCGCTGTGTGGCACTGTCGGTGGTGGGTGGCACGATTCCGGGAGGACCCCAGCCACCTGGTTCGACCTCGCCTGACCCTGAGGAGTGCACGCCCGTATGGCCCGTCGCAAAACCACGCTGCCGCCCCCGGACGACTTCGAGGAGCAGATCAGCGACATCGACGTCGGCGACGAGATGCGGACGAGCTTCCTCGAATACGCCTATTCGGTTATCTACACCCGGGCGCTTCCCGACGCCCGCGACGGCCTCAAGCCGGTGCAGCGCCGCATCCTCTACACCATGTCCGACATGGGGCTGCGCCCCGACCGCGCCCACGTCAAGAGCGCGCGGGTGGTCGGTGAGGTGATGGGTAAGTTGCACCCGCACGGCGACAGCGCGATCTACGACGCGCTGGTCCGGATGGCGCAGCCGTTCGCGATGCGGGTGCCGCTGATCGACGGTCACGGAAACTTCGGCTCCCACGACGACAGCCCGGCCGCGATGCGCTACACCGAGTGCCGGATGGCGGCACCGGCGCTGGCGATGACCGGGTCCCTGGACGAGGACGTCGTCGACTGGAAGCCCAACTACGACGGCCAGGAGAGTGAGCCGCAGGTCCTGCCGGCGGCGATCCCCAACCTGCTGGTCAACGGCGCCTCCGGCATCGCGGTCGGGATGGCGACCAACATGGCGCCGCACAACCTGGTCGAGGTGGTCCAGGCGCTCCGGCAGCTGATCAAGAAGCCGAGTTCGAGCCTCGACGACCTGATGCGGTACATCCCCGGCCCCGACCTGCCCACCGGCGGCAAGATCGTGGGCCTGACCGGCATCCGGGACGCCTACGAGACCGGGCGGGGCGCGTTCAGGATGCGGGCAACGGTCCGGATCGACAACGTGACGCCCCGGCGCAAGGGCCTGATCGTCACCGAGCTCCCCTACAACGTCGGCCCCGAGCGGGTGATGGAGCGCATCAAGCTGCTCGTCCAGTCCAAGAAGCTGCAGGGCATCGCCGACCTGAAGGACCTCACCGACCGCGCGCACGGGCTGCGGCTCGTCATCGAGATCAAGAACGGCTTCCACCCCGAGGCGATCCTCGAGCAGCTCTACAAGCTCACGCCGATGGAGGAGTCGTTCAACATCAACAACGTCGCCCTCGTCGACGGCCAGCCACGCACGCTCGGGCTCAAGCAACTGCTGGAGGTCTACCTCGGCCACCGCTACGACGTCACCCGGCGGCGCACGAGGTTCCGGCTGACCAAGGCCTCCGACCGCCTGCATCTGGTCGAGGGCCTGCTGCTGGCCATCATCGACATCGACGAGGTCATCCAGATCGTCCGCGGCAGCGACGACGCAGGCCAGGCGAAGGACCGGCTGATGACCGTCTTCGACCTCACCGAGATCCAGGCGCAGTACATCCTCGACATGCAGCTGCGCAGGCTGACGAAGTTCTCCCGCATCGAGCTGGAGAAGGAGAAGTCCTCGCTGGAGAAGGAGATCGAGGAGCTCTCCGCGATCCTGGAGGACGAACGCCTGCTGAGGCGCCTGGTGTCGGGCGAGCTGACCGAGATGGCCAACGCCTACGGCACCGAACGCCGCACCGTGCTGCTGGAGTCGTCCGGGCACGCGGTCACCAGCACCGTGCCGCTCGAGGTGGCCGACGACCCGTGCTGGGTGCTGTTGTCCTCCACCGGGCTGATGGCCCGCACCACCGGCGCCGACCCGCTGCCCACGGAGGGCTCGCGCGCCAAGCACGACGTCGTGGTGTCCGCCGTACGCGGGACCGCGCGCGGTCAGGTCGGCCTGGTCACCAGCAGCGGGCGGCTGGTGCGCCTGAACGTGCTCGACATGCCGGCACTCCCGCCGACCGCTCACGTACCCAACCTCCAGGGCGGTGCGCCGCTGAGCGAGTTCGTCTCGCTGGACAAGGGCGAACGCGGTCTGTGCCTCACCACCCTCGACCCCGACTCCCCCGGCCTGGCGCTGGGCACGGCCGCCGGCGTGGTCAAGCGGCTCGCACCCGATCACCTGGCCAACCGCGACTCCTGGGAGGTCATCACCCTCAAGGCCGGTGACGAGGTGGTCGGCGCGACCGAGTTGCGCACCGGTGAGGAGGACCTGGTCTTCGTCACCAGTGACGCCCAGCTGCTGCGCTTCTCCGCCGGTGCCGTACGCCCACAGGGCCGGACCGCCGGAGGGGTCAGCGGGATCCGGCTCGGCGCGAAGGCCCGGGTGGTCTTCTTCGGTGCCGTGCCCGCCGACCGGGAGGCCGTCGTCGTCACCGTGGCCGGCTCGACCTCCGCGCTGCCCGGGATGGACGGCGGTTCGCTCAAGGTGGCTCCCTACAGCGAATACCCCGCCAAGGGACGTGCCACCGGAGGGGTGCGCTGTCACCGGTTCCTCAAGGGCGAGGAGGTCATCCAGCTGGCCTGGGCAGGGCCGGCGCCCGCGCGTGCGGCCACCGCCGCCGGTGCGGCCGTGCCCCTGCCGGCCGCGACCGGCCGGCGGGACGGCTCGGGCGAGCCGTCCACCAAGCCGATCGCCGCGATCGGCGGCCCGCTCGTCTGAGCCCGACTGCCTCGCCACGGCCGGCCTGCTGAACGGGATCGGCTCGCCTGAGCCGATCCCGTGCAGGCGAACCGATCCCGTTCAGGCGGGTTCGGTCCCCTCGCCCGAGTAAGTCCTGGCCGGCGGTCAGGACCGGGCCGAGGCGCTGCCCCACCTTCGCCCGGCCCAGGTGGCCAGCCACAGGACCAGGCCGATCGCGAGCAGCACGCCCGCGATGGCGTACTCCTGTGGGTCGCGCCCGCTCCACGGCGTGGCCAGGTAGGCGCAGGAGACGATCCCGAGCACCGGGAACACCGTCGGCGCACGGTAGTGGCGATGCTCCACCTGGTCCCGGCGCAGGACCAGCACGGCGGCGTTGACCAGCGTGAAGACGCACAGCAGGAGCAGTGCGGTGGTGCCGCCGAGCTGGCTGACCCCACCCCACGCCGCCAGGCCGACGGCGAGCACCGAGGTGAACACGATGGCCGCCCACGGCGTGCGCCGAGTGCGGTGTACGACGCCGAGCACCCGCGGAACGATCCGCTCCCGGGACATGCCGTAGACGAGACGGGACGCCATCAGCATGTTGATGAGCGCGGAGTTCGTCACCGCGAACAACGCGACGAAGGAGAACACCGCGAGCGGCAGCCATTCCGCACCTACCCGGACCACCTCCAGCAACGGGCCGTCGGAGGCGCTCAGGGCGTCCAGCGGCACCAGGCTGGTCGCGATGAACGCCACCAGCATGTAGATGACGCCGGTGATGGAGATGCCGAGGAACAACGCCCGCGGGAACACCCGCTGCGGGTTGTGGGTCTCCTCCGCCATGTTTACCGAGTCCTCGAAACCCACCAGGGCGAAGAACGCCAGTGCCGCACCGCTCACCACCAGGCCGAACGGGTTGCCGTCGGAGCTGAACTCGAACGACCTGCCCGGGTCGCCGACTCCCCGGAGAACCGCGATCGCACCGATCACGATGATGAAGAGCAGGCCGGACACCTCGACGCAGGTCAGTACGACGTTGAGGCGTACCGACTCAGACACTCCCCGGAAGTTGACCAGCGCCAGGACGACCAGGAACGCCACCACGACCAGCAGCGTCGGCACCTCGACGAACTCGGTGAGGTAGTCGCCACCGAACGTGCGGGCGGCGGCGCCGGCCGAGGTCAGCCCCGAGCACATCACCGCGAACGCCACCATGAACGTCAGGAAATGGATGCCGAACGCGCGCTGGGTGTACAAGGCCGCCCCGGCTGCCTTGGGGTACTTCCCGACGAGTTCGACGTAGGACGTCGCGGTGAACATCGCCACCACGAACGACAGGCCGAACGACATCCAGGCGGCGCCCCCGACCTCGCCCGCGACCTTGCCGGTCAGGGCGTAGATGCCGGTGCCGAGGATGTCGCCGACGACGAAGAACAACAGCAGCTTGGGGCCGATGGCCCGGCGGAGTTCGGGCTCGGCGTCGGTGTCGGAGGTGACGCTGGCAGAGCTGGCGGAGTCCGGCACGGTGGTCCCCTCTTCTTGTCGGATGACCACCGTGCCCGATCGGTCGCGCGCCGTAAAGCCCTCCGTCGCCTGACCGGGCGCAGAGGCCAGTCGGCCCGGTGGGATCAGGCGTCGGGATCAGGCGTCGATGCGAGCGTCGTCCAGTTCGTAGGCGTTCGCCACCAGGAACTCCCGGCGGGGCGCCACGTCGTTGCCCATCAGCAGGTCGAACACCCGGTCGGCCTCCTCGGCCCCGGCCATCGTGAGCCGGCGCAGAGTGCGGTGCCTGGGGTCCATCGTCGTCTCGGCGAGTTGGTCGGCGTCCATCTCCCCGAGGCCCTTGTAGCGCTGGGGCGGGTTCTTCCAGCGGACGCCCTTCTTCTCCAGCTGCACGCAGGTGCGTTGGTACTCCGCGTCGGAGTAGGTGTAGAGGTACTTGCTCTGCCCCTTCTTGGGGTTGGTGAGCTCGAACCGGTGCAGCGGCGGGACGGCGGTGTAGACCCGGCCGGCCTCGACCAGCGGCCGCATGTAGCGCCAGAACAACGTGGCCAGCAGGCAGCGGATGTGCGCGCCGTCGGAGTCGGCGTCGGCCATGAAGATGATCTTGCCGTACCTCGCGGCGTCCAGGTCGAACGTGCGCCCGGAGCCCGCGCCGACCACCTGGATGATGGCCGCACACTCGGCGTTCTTCAGCATGTCCGAGACGGACGCCTTCTGGACGTTCAGGATCTTTCCGCGGATCGGCAGCAGCGCCTGGAACTCCGCGTTGCGGGCGAGCTTCGCGGTGCCGAGCGCGGAGTCGCCCTCGACGATGAACAGCTCGGTGTTGTCCGCCGAGGAGGAACGGCAGTCGGCGAGCTTGGCCGGCAGCGCCGACGACTCCAGGGCGTTCTTCCGGCGCTGGGCGTCGCGGTGCTGGCGAGCCGCGAGCCGGGCCCGGGCGGCGGAGGCGACCTTGTCCAGCACTGCCCGCGCCTGCTGCTTCTCGCCCCGCTTGGACGAGGTGAGGAACGCCTTCAGCTCCTTGCGGACGACCTCGGACACGATCCTGGCCGCCGCCGGGGTGCCGAGCACCTCCTTGGTCTGGCCCTCGAACTGGGGCTCGGCCAGCCGGACGGTCACGACCGCGGTGAGCCCCTCCAGGATGTCGTCCTTGGTGACGTCGGGCTCGCTCGCCCGGAGGACGCGGGTGGTCTTGAGAGCGTCGTTGAACGTCTTGCCGAGGGCCCGCTCGAAGCCCTGCACGTGCGTGCCGCCCTTGGGCGTGGAGATGACGTTGACGAACGACCGGATCTCGGTTTCGTACCCGGTGCCCCACCGCACCGCGATGTCCACGGCGAGGTCCCGCTCGACATCGCGCGGGG encodes:
- a CDS encoding GNAT family N-acetyltransferase, with protein sequence MTADTLPPGSPEGPADGEAGDPLADLLARAERAEWPPPDGSIRVLSQPPGRAAAVVAFTAHTVVAADVTQEWVHAVLDRDDIFDLGAPMRPAFLSALAERTGRRIGALDQMMLAGPLPGPPPLELTELTDSGHPRVRRAHRYRDDVRVYAADGGLVLVGRGLAGRWELAFEVEPGRQGRGLGRVLARAARHLLPPAARAVWAQVSPGNAASVRTLLAAGYRPVGAEVLLVAP
- a CDS encoding ABC transporter permease, translated to MRSVGLGPATLVLLPVLAGLAALLSRLGGLGHQRALPLAVGRAVLQLAAVGLVVGFALSSYAGTLAFLVLMAGVATFTSGRRLRGLPGAWARAGAAIVVPATPVLVLLLLTRSVPANPATLLPLGGILVGGAMSATTLAGRRVLAELRGRWGEVEAAMVVGLTPRQAYREIAGRAGADALLPALDQTRTVGLVTLPGTFVGMVLGGAPPLRAAAFQLVVLVCLLAVEAAAIVLVTELVAAAAPFPRPSL
- a CDS encoding DNA gyrase/topoisomerase IV subunit A, with the protein product MARRKTTLPPPDDFEEQISDIDVGDEMRTSFLEYAYSVIYTRALPDARDGLKPVQRRILYTMSDMGLRPDRAHVKSARVVGEVMGKLHPHGDSAIYDALVRMAQPFAMRVPLIDGHGNFGSHDDSPAAMRYTECRMAAPALAMTGSLDEDVVDWKPNYDGQESEPQVLPAAIPNLLVNGASGIAVGMATNMAPHNLVEVVQALRQLIKKPSSSLDDLMRYIPGPDLPTGGKIVGLTGIRDAYETGRGAFRMRATVRIDNVTPRRKGLIVTELPYNVGPERVMERIKLLVQSKKLQGIADLKDLTDRAHGLRLVIEIKNGFHPEAILEQLYKLTPMEESFNINNVALVDGQPRTLGLKQLLEVYLGHRYDVTRRRTRFRLTKASDRLHLVEGLLLAIIDIDEVIQIVRGSDDAGQAKDRLMTVFDLTEIQAQYILDMQLRRLTKFSRIELEKEKSSLEKEIEELSAILEDERLLRRLVSGELTEMANAYGTERRTVLLESSGHAVTSTVPLEVADDPCWVLLSSTGLMARTTGADPLPTEGSRAKHDVVVSAVRGTARGQVGLVTSSGRLVRLNVLDMPALPPTAHVPNLQGGAPLSEFVSLDKGERGLCLTTLDPDSPGLALGTAAGVVKRLAPDHLANRDSWEVITLKAGDEVVGATELRTGEEDLVFVTSDAQLLRFSAGAVRPQGRTAGGVSGIRLGAKARVVFFGAVPADREAVVVTVAGSTSALPGMDGGSLKVAPYSEYPAKGRATGGVRCHRFLKGEEVIQLAWAGPAPARAATAAGAAVPLPAATGRRDGSGEPSTKPIAAIGGPLV
- a CDS encoding APC family permease, producing the protein MPDSASSASVTSDTDAEPELRRAIGPKLLLFFVVGDILGTGIYALTGKVAGEVGGAAWMSFGLSFVVAMFTATSYVELVGKYPKAAGAALYTQRAFGIHFLTFMVAFAVMCSGLTSAGAAARTFGGDYLTEFVEVPTLLVVVAFLVVLALVNFRGVSESVRLNVVLTCVEVSGLLFIIVIGAIAVLRGVGDPGRSFEFSSDGNPFGLVVSGAALAFFALVGFEDSVNMAEETHNPQRVFPRALFLGISITGVIYMLVAFIATSLVPLDALSASDGPLLEVVRVGAEWLPLAVFSFVALFAVTNSALINMLMASRLVYGMSRERIVPRVLGVVHRTRRTPWAAIVFTSVLAVGLAAWGGVSQLGGTTALLLLCVFTLVNAAVLVLRRDQVEHRHYRAPTVFPVLGIVSCAYLATPWSGRDPQEYAIAGVLLAIGLVLWLATWAGRRWGSASARS
- a CDS encoding DNA gyrase/topoisomerase IV subunit B, whose product is MTRPADLDHSGYTAQHLTVLEGLEAVRKRPGMYIGSTDTRGLMHCLWEPIDNAVDEALAGACTRIDVILHADGSAEVRDDGRGIPVDIEPRTKLSGVEVVFTRLHAGGKFGGISYTASGGLHGVGASVINALSARLDVEVDRSPAKWGMSFRRGVPGTFAGDGPRASFSKGSGLAKIGRVKRGTTGTRVRFWPDRQIFTKDATFVFDELVTRARQTSFLVPGLEVVVRDEREAEVREESFRHDGGIAEYCEYLATDEGVTDVLRLQGGGHFTETVPVLDDQGHLTPRDVERDLAVDIAVRWGTGYETEIRSFVNVISTPKGGTHVQGFERALGKTFNDALKTTRVLRASEPDVTKDDILEGLTAVVTVRLAEPQFEGQTKEVLGTPAAARIVSEVVRKELKAFLTSSKRGEKQQARAVLDKVASAARARLAARQHRDAQRRKNALESSALPAKLADCRSSSADNTELFIVEGDSALGTAKLARNAEFQALLPIRGKILNVQKASVSDMLKNAECAAIIQVVGAGSGRTFDLDAARYGKIIFMADADSDGAHIRCLLATLFWRYMRPLVEAGRVYTAVPPLHRFELTNPKKGQSKYLYTYSDAEYQRTCVQLEKKGVRWKNPPQRYKGLGEMDADQLAETTMDPRHRTLRRLTMAGAEEADRVFDLLMGNDVAPRREFLVANAYELDDARIDA